The nucleotide window TATTTCGCAGCATATTCAGCCCCTTTTAATATCAGGTTATCATTATAGCTATAAAAATCATCTCCTTGATTCCAAGTGCTTTGAGCGATATCAGATAAAAAACCAACACATAATAAAGTATGTCCTTGATCACGACCACTTTCTTGAATTTGTGCCGTACCATCTTTATGGTCATACCAAACTGCTTTAATTAACTGACCATTACCAATACCATTTTTTAAATAAGTAACAGCTGTATTATACAAATCTGCATCATCAGTTAATACACCAATTGACATTACATTCAATATACTGCATAAATCCCAATTTGCCCAATAATGAGAAATACAGGTATTGTTATGTCTTACCAAGAAATCCTTGCTAATTGGTAAAAAAACAGTCTTCATCCATGTTTTAAACTTATCAAAATCAGTAGCTGACCAACCACTATAGGTACGCATAATCTCCGCAGCATTTGCAAATTGATATCCATATATTCCAGCACCTAAAACTTTATTAGAATCACCCGAAATACTTGTACAAGTATTAGCCCAAGTATTTAAAATTTGAATTGATTTATTAGCATAAGCAACATCACCAGTAATTTTCCAACGAATTGCTGTTTGATAAGCAGCTGCCGCATCATTAAAAGCAGCACTATAATTATCTGGTTGAGGCTCTTCAACCGAGCTTCCTCCCCTGATCAATTTCACAACCGGACTGGGCGAATAGGTTAACTGAGCATGACTATTGGCAATAAGTTTATTCCAACCTGCAATCCATGGTTGAGCCGAAGCATTAACTTTTAATTTCATTCTGTCGAAATCAGCTTGCGTGTGCAACAAACCCGGGTGTACAAATGTTTTTGCAGGAGTACCAGGATTTGGAGTTGTTCCCGAATCAACAACAGCCGGCGTTTGATCAGTTGTTACATCAGCACTACTACAGCTGATTACACTAAGCAGAAAAACAAACTTAAAAGCAGTAAGTAGATATTTCATAATATTTTTATTGATTAAAATTGAATCCTAAATTTCCAAGAATAATTTATTTTTAATTAAACGAAAGGCCTTTAAAAGACCTTTCGTTTAAACAATCTCTTTATTGGTTAGCATAAGCCTGAAGTTCAGCAAGACTGGTAAAGGTCTTAACCCAGTCCACAGAATAACCTAACTCAGGTGAAGTAATATCTGCTACTTTCCATTG belongs to Flavobacterium aquiphilum and includes:
- a CDS encoding alginate lyase family protein, whose product is MKYLLTAFKFVFLLSVISCSSADVTTDQTPAVVDSGTTPNPGTPAKTFVHPGLLHTQADFDRMKLKVNASAQPWIAGWNKLIANSHAQLTYSPSPVVKLIRGGSSVEEPQPDNYSAAFNDAAAAYQTAIRWKITGDVAYANKSIQILNTWANTCTSISGDSNKVLGAGIYGYQFANAAEIMRTYSGWSATDFDKFKTWMKTVFLPISKDFLVRHNNTCISHYWANWDLCSILNVMSIGVLTDDADLYNTAVTYLKNGIGNGQLIKAVWYDHKDGTAQIQESGRDQGHTLLCVGFLSDIAQSTWNQGDDFYSYNDNLILKGAEYAAKYNFTTLTIPFQPYNNCDNVNHVVNSADARGGIRPIWNAIYNHYLIRKGLSVDALKYVSLARNIVETEGGGGDYGPNSGGFDSLGFGTLLYSLE